The sequence AATGCAAAAGCAGACGATTGGAAGCAAGCCATTAAATTGGGTACCGATGTTTTAGTTAAAGCCAATGTTGTTGAAGAGCGTTATTACGATGCCATCGTCAGCGCCGTTGCCGAAGAAGGCCCATACATCTGCATTCATGATGCTTTTGCTCTCTCCCACTCTCGCCCTGAAGATGGCGTAATAAAAACTGGCTTTGCATTAACCGTCTTAGAAACTCCGGTGTTTTTTGATGGTGTAGATGAGCCTATTGATGTGCTGGTTACTTTGGCTGGCAAAGACTCCGAAGAACATATTGAAGGCACCATGCAAATCGCAAATCTGATTGAATTTGATGAAGATTTTTCTTTGCTTAGAGCCTGTAAAACGGCCAACGATGTTGCGCAATTAATTGATGCTGCACTTGCCGCTGTAGAAGGCGAAGCCGCTTAAGGAGATAACATGCCAGTATGTCATACACCTTCTATATATCACGATCTCAAACAGCGTGTTCTAGAAGCCAATTTGCAACTGCCAAAATATGGCTTGGTCACTTTTACTTGGGGCAATGTTTCTGAAATTGACCGCCAACTGGGCGTGATTGCGATTAAGCCATCGGGAGTGGAATACGATGATATGACGATCAACCACATTGTGGTGGTTGATCTAGGTGGCGCAATCATTGAAGGAGAGTTAAACCCCTCTAGCGACACTGCCACGCATATAGAAATCTATAAAGCCTTTCCCAACGTTGGTGGCGTTGTGCACACTCATTCGCGCAGTGCGACAATTTGGGCGCAAGCAGGTATAGATATTCCAGCACTTGGTACCACTCATGCTGACTATTTTTACGGTGATATCCCCTGCACTCGTCGTCTATCTAACACCGAAATTGCTCAGGAATATGAAAGAAATACTGGCCTTGTCATCGTGGAAGAGTTTTCTCAACGCCGCATTGATCCTATGGCTGTCCCTAGCGCCATTGTTGCTGGGCATGCACCATTTTCTTGGGGGAAAAATGCTAAAGATGCAGTGCACAATGCGGTAGTACTAGAAGAAATATCCGCCATGGCGCTTGCCACCAGAGCGCTCAATAGTGGCATCAAACTGCAACCTGAACTGTCCGATAAACACTACTTACGTAAGCATGGCGAAAATGCTTATTACGGACAGGAGAGGCATTAACCAATAAGGGT is a genomic window of Vibrio neonatus containing:
- a CDS encoding PTS sugar transporter subunit IIA, with the protein product MNLKESLIHNHSILLNAKADDWKQAIKLGTDVLVKANVVEERYYDAIVSAVAEEGPYICIHDAFALSHSRPEDGVIKTGFALTVLETPVFFDGVDEPIDVLVTLAGKDSEEHIEGTMQIANLIEFDEDFSLLRACKTANDVAQLIDAALAAVEGEAA
- a CDS encoding L-ribulose-5-phosphate 4-epimerase; this encodes MYHDLKQRVLEANLQLPKYGLVTFTWGNVSEIDRQLGVIAIKPSGVEYDDMTINHIVVVDLGGAIIEGELNPSSDTATHIEIYKAFPNVGGVVHTHSRSATIWAQAGIDIPALGTTHADYFYGDIPCTRRLSNTEIAQEYERNTGLVIVEEFSQRRIDPMAVPSAIVAGHAPFSWGKNAKDAVHNAVVLEEISAMALATRALNSGIKLQPELSDKHYLRKHGENAYYGQERH